The DNA region ATGCGCGTGGGGCCGGACTTTCATCCGCAGCATGAAAGCTGGAGCGAACACTGGAGCAGCACGTCGATCGAGCAGGTCACGCAGCAGGCGGCGCAGCCTGACGTGCGGCAGTGGTGGCAGATATTCGACGACGGGAATCTGGAACGTCTGATTGCCGAAGCCGACGCAAACAATGGCGACCTGAAAATTGCCGGCCTGCGCGTGGTCGAAGCTCGCGCGCAACTCGGCGTCGCGCTCGCGGGGCGCTACCCTCAGGTGCAGCAAGTCAACGCCGACGTGCTGTATTCGGCGCGCAAACGCTCGGATGGATTCAATCCGCGCTCGGGTGGTTACTGGCAGTACGGCGCGGGCTTCAGCGTCGGATGGGAGCTGGACTTCTGGGGGCGTTTCAGCCGGGCCATCGAGTCGGCCGACGCCGCCTTCTTTGCCGCGCAAGCCAATCGCGATGCCGCCCTGGTCCTGTTGCACGCACAGGTCGCCGATACGTATTTCACGCTGCGCACCGCCGAGGCGCGGCTGCACATCGCGCGTGAGAACGCCCAGTTGCAAAAGCGCAGTTACGAGATCGCGCAAAAGCTTTTCAAGAGCGGGGAGACGGATGAACTGGACCTGCAGCAGGCGAAGACGCAGTATCTGGGCACGTTGAGCAGCATCCCGGAGCTCGAAAGCCAGGCCGTGCTGTCGCGTCACGCGCTGTCCGTGCTGCTGGGCCGGCCGCCCGGTCCGTTGCCGGAACTCGACATGCAGCCAGGCAAGGCGGGCGTGGTGCCGCTAGTGGACCATGCCGTGCTGCAGGACGTTCCGGCCGATCTGCTATTGCGCCGGCCCGACGTTCGCGCTGCCGAGTATCAGATGGCCGCGCAATCGGCGCTCATCGGCGTGGCAAAAGCCGACCTGTATCCGTCCGTGTCGCTGGTGGGCTCGCTGGTCTGGAGCGCGAGTTCGCTCACGGGATCGCCGAACACGCTGGCGGTCGTAGCCGGCCCGAGCGTCACGTGGAACGTGTTCGATCATGGCAGGATCATCAACAACGTGCGCGTCCAGGATGCCCGGCTGCAACAGTTGACGGTCGGCTATCAGAACATCGTGCGCGAAGCGGCGCGCGAGGCCGATGACGCCGCGACGGCGCTGATCGCCGGGTTGCAGCGGGACCGCATCCTGAACGACGCGCAAGGCGCGGCGCGTCGCTCCCTGAAGCTCGCCAATACGATCTACCGCGAAGGCTATTCGGACTTCCAGCGCGTACTCGATGCGCAGCGCGCCCTGTTTGCCCAGCAGGACGCCTATATCGTGAACCGCAGCAATGCCGCAGGCAGTCTGATCGCGCTGTACAAGGCGCTTGGCGGAGGCTGGTACACGGAGCAGCCTCTCGTCGATTCCGCGACCCGCGCGCAGATGCAGCAGCGCACCGACTGGGGCGACTTGCTCAACGAGCCGGACGCGCCGTCGGCGGCAGCGATTCCGTCCGCAGGTTCGTCCCGATGAGCGACACGCCCGAACCCTCCAATGCCGCACCGGCACCCACAGCGCCGCCCGGCGCCGATCGCTCCGGGAGGGCCGTGAAGTGGGTGGTCGGCCTGATCGTCGTGAGCCTGATCTGGTATCTGCTCGCCGACCGCTTTACCCCTTATACGCAACAGGCGCGCGTGCAGGCGTATGTGGTGCCCGTGGCCGCGGAAGTATCGGGACGGGTGACGCGCGTCCTCGTGCATAACAACCAGGAGGTCAACGCGGGTGACGTGCTGTTCGAAATCGATAGCGAGCAATACCGGATTGCAGCCGACCGCGCGCGCGCCGACCTCGAGTCCACGCGCCGTCAGATTGGCGCCAGCACGGCGGGCATCGATTCGGCGTTGGCATCGCTGCGTGCCGCCATCGCAAACGAGGTCAAGGCGCGACAGGACAGCGAGCGGCTCGAACGACTGTATCGCGAAGACGAGGGCACGATCTCGCTGCGGCGCCTGGAGGTGGCGCGAGCGACCCACGAGCAGGCCCAAAGCCAGGTGTCGGCCGCGCGCGCCGAGGTGCAGCGCGCACGCGAGCAGCAGGGCGGTCAGGACACGGAGAACGCGCAATTGCGCAGCGCGGCCGCCGCCGTGCAAAAGGCCGAACTCGATCTGGCACACACGCGGGTAACGGCTCGCTCAGGCGGCGTCGTTACCGATCTGCGTGCCGAGGTCGGCCAGTTCGCGGCGGCCGGCAGTGCGGTGATGACGCTGATCGCGATTCGCGACGTCTGGGTCAGTGCGGACATGACCGAGAACAATCTGGGCCACCTGCGGCCGGGCACGCCTGTGGCGATCGCGCTGGACGCACTGCCGGGCGAAGTTTTCGAAGGACGGATTCGCAGTATCGGCTATGGCGTGAGCGTGGGGCAAAGCACGCCGCCCGGCAGTCTGCCTACGGTGCAGAACAGCCGCGACTGGCTGCGCCCCGCGCAGCGCTTTCCGGTGATCGTCGAGTTCGAGCGGGACGAGCGCGCGCGTCTTCGCAACCTTCGGGTCGGCGGGCAGGCTGAAGTGATGGCATTTCCGGGTCAGGGCAATCCCCTCAATCCGCTTGGGCGCGTGTTTCTGCGCGCGATGAGCTGGGTCTCGTACCTTTATTGACGACGTCCATGGAAAACACGCTCGAGGTGCCCAGTCGTCGTGCGCTGCGTGTTGCGACAGGGACGGCGCTCTGCCTCACGATCAGTTTCGCGCTGGATCTGCCGATTCCCGTGGTCGCGCCCGTGTTTGCCGTCTTTCTGCTCGCGACGCAGAACCGGCCGCTGTCGCTCAGGGCAGGACTGGCTTTCGCATTGGTCGTCGCATTGACTACGGGCAGCGGCCTGCTGGTGGTGCCGTTACTTCGGTATTACGCGTTCGCGGGCGTGCTGATCATCGGGCTGATGCTCTTTCTTGCCTTTGGATATGGACTACGCGGCGGGAACAATCTGGTTGCTACGTTTCTGGTGGCGGGACTGACGATGGTCTCCGCAGCGGGCACAGCCGACTTCCAGCTAGCCATGACGGTAGTCGGCGCACTCGTGAAGGGGCTTCTGCTTGCCGTGCTGATGGCGGCCCTCGTTCATGGTCTGTTTCCCGAACCCGCGAGCACGCAGCCCGCGCCCGCCAGGAAGGCATTGCCCAACGAACAGGCCGTACGTATCGCGCTGCGCGCCGTGCTCGTGGTCATGCCTGCGTACCTGCTCGCGATGACCGATCCGGCGAGCTACATGCCCATCATCATGAAGTCGGTCAGCCTGGGGCGGCAGAGTTGCACCACCACGGCGCGCAGTGCGGCGCGCGAACTCATCGGTTCGACGCTGCTGGGTGGCTTGCTCGCAATCGCATGCTGGTTTGCACTCAGGCTCTTCGTGCACTTGTGGATGTTCTTTCTGTGGATGCTGCTGTTCGGTCTGCTGGTAGGACGCAAACTTTATCGCATCAGCCCGACACGCTACTCGCCGGGTTTCTGGCTGAACGGGCTCGTCACGATGATCATCCTGCTCGGCCAGTCAGTGCAGGATAGCGTGGCAGGCAAGGACGTCTACACCGCGTTCGCGGTGCGCATGGGACTCTTCCTTGCCGTGACGGTCTACGCGTGCCTGATGCTTCAGCTTTTTGACCGTTACGGCCGCGCGCGATGACGGGAGTCCGCGCGCATTCGCGGCGGGAACGGCTCGCATCTTTCAGGTGCCCGATTTGCCCAGATGGTCGTCGACGGCAGTGCCCAGGGTCGGATGAAATCGTTCGTCGCCAATGAGGTCCATCAGTTCGAAACGCTTGAGCTTGTCGCGCACGGGGTCCTTCAACTCGGCGAAATGCAGCGCGATGCCGCGCTCGCCCAGAATCCGGATCAGTTCCCGCAGCATGTCGGCGGAGGTGACGTCCACG from Paraburkholderia caribensis includes:
- a CDS encoding TolC family protein, producing MSPSTRAYGMAALHAAACLSGCMRVGPDFHPQHESWSEHWSSTSIEQVTQQAAQPDVRQWWQIFDDGNLERLIAEADANNGDLKIAGLRVVEARAQLGVALAGRYPQVQQVNADVLYSARKRSDGFNPRSGGYWQYGAGFSVGWELDFWGRFSRAIESADAAFFAAQANRDAALVLLHAQVADTYFTLRTAEARLHIARENAQLQKRSYEIAQKLFKSGETDELDLQQAKTQYLGTLSSIPELESQAVLSRHALSVLLGRPPGPLPELDMQPGKAGVVPLVDHAVLQDVPADLLLRRPDVRAAEYQMAAQSALIGVAKADLYPSVSLVGSLVWSASSLTGSPNTLAVVAGPSVTWNVFDHGRIINNVRVQDARLQQLTVGYQNIVREAAREADDAATALIAGLQRDRILNDAQGAARRSLKLANTIYREGYSDFQRVLDAQRALFAQQDAYIVNRSNAAGSLIALYKALGGGWYTEQPLVDSATRAQMQQRTDWGDLLNEPDAPSAAAIPSAGSSR
- a CDS encoding HlyD family secretion protein — translated: MSDTPEPSNAAPAPTAPPGADRSGRAVKWVVGLIVVSLIWYLLADRFTPYTQQARVQAYVVPVAAEVSGRVTRVLVHNNQEVNAGDVLFEIDSEQYRIAADRARADLESTRRQIGASTAGIDSALASLRAAIANEVKARQDSERLERLYREDEGTISLRRLEVARATHEQAQSQVSAARAEVQRAREQQGGQDTENAQLRSAAAAVQKAELDLAHTRVTARSGGVVTDLRAEVGQFAAAGSAVMTLIAIRDVWVSADMTENNLGHLRPGTPVAIALDALPGEVFEGRIRSIGYGVSVGQSTPPGSLPTVQNSRDWLRPAQRFPVIVEFERDERARLRNLRVGGQAEVMAFPGQGNPLNPLGRVFLRAMSWVSYLY
- a CDS encoding DUF2955 domain-containing protein; the encoded protein is MENTLEVPSRRALRVATGTALCLTISFALDLPIPVVAPVFAVFLLATQNRPLSLRAGLAFALVVALTTGSGLLVVPLLRYYAFAGVLIIGLMLFLAFGYGLRGGNNLVATFLVAGLTMVSAAGTADFQLAMTVVGALVKGLLLAVLMAALVHGLFPEPASTQPAPARKALPNEQAVRIALRAVLVVMPAYLLAMTDPASYMPIIMKSVSLGRQSCTTTARSAARELIGSTLLGGLLAIACWFALRLFVHLWMFFLWMLLFGLLVGRKLYRISPTRYSPGFWLNGLVTMIILLGQSVQDSVAGKDVYTAFAVRMGLFLAVTVYACLMLQLFDRYGRAR